In one window of Agrobacterium larrymoorei DNA:
- a CDS encoding class I SAM-dependent methyltransferase codes for MPTPLARRIKSLIRLNGPLSVTDYFSLCLADPEHGYYKTRQPFGRTGDFVTAPEVSQLFGEMLGVFMVHAWQRHGTPANVRLVEIGPGRGTMMADMLRVIERIAAPLYENMSVHLVETSPRLTETQQQTLQSHGEKISWHESFDDVPPGFLLIAANELFDAIPIRQFVKTAQGFRERVVSLDAQDELVFSAGIAGLDPDLLPPQPERQPLGAIFEYSPAREAVMTALCERLRINGGTALIIDYGHIVSGYGDTMQALRMHEFDPVLAHPGEADLTSHVDFESLMKTAGASDVHINGCLHQGDFLYGLGLRERAEALAAKATPDQTLQIAEAVNRLAGEGAGKMGELFKVLAVSSPALHLLPFRALD; via the coding sequence ATGCCCACGCCGCTTGCCCGCCGCATCAAGTCCCTGATCCGCCTCAACGGGCCGCTCAGCGTTACGGATTATTTCTCGCTGTGCCTCGCAGATCCCGAACACGGCTATTACAAAACCCGCCAGCCCTTTGGCCGCACGGGTGATTTCGTCACGGCACCGGAAGTCAGCCAGCTCTTCGGAGAGATGCTTGGCGTCTTCATGGTGCATGCATGGCAGCGCCACGGCACGCCCGCCAATGTGAGGCTGGTGGAAATCGGCCCCGGTCGCGGCACGATGATGGCGGATATGCTGCGGGTCATAGAACGCATCGCCGCACCCCTTTATGAAAATATGAGCGTGCATCTGGTCGAAACCAGCCCTCGCCTCACCGAGACCCAACAGCAGACCCTTCAGTCTCACGGCGAGAAAATCAGCTGGCACGAAAGCTTCGATGACGTGCCGCCCGGCTTCCTTCTGATTGCTGCAAACGAACTCTTCGATGCGATCCCCATTCGCCAGTTCGTCAAGACGGCGCAGGGTTTTCGCGAAAGGGTGGTCAGTCTGGATGCGCAGGACGAACTCGTCTTTTCCGCAGGCATCGCCGGTCTCGACCCCGATCTTCTGCCGCCGCAGCCGGAGCGCCAGCCGCTGGGCGCCATCTTCGAATATTCGCCTGCACGCGAAGCGGTGATGACCGCGCTCTGCGAGCGGCTGAGGATCAATGGCGGTACGGCGCTGATCATCGATTACGGCCATATCGTCTCCGGTTATGGCGATACGATGCAGGCCTTGCGCATGCATGAATTCGATCCCGTTCTTGCCCATCCCGGTGAAGCCGATCTGACGAGCCATGTGGATTTCGAAAGCCTGATGAAAACGGCAGGCGCCAGCGATGTGCACATCAATGGCTGCCTGCATCAGGGTGACTTCCTTTACGGCCTTGGCCTGAGGGAGCGCGCCGAGGCGCTCGCCGCCAAGGCAACGCCGGATCAGACCTTGCAGATTGCCGAGGCCGTCAACCGTCTGGCGGGCGAAGGCGCGGGCAAGATGGGTGAGCTATTCAAGGTGCTTGCCGTCTCCAGCCCTGCCCTTCATCTGCTGCCCTTCCGCGCACTGGATTGA
- a CDS encoding helix-turn-helix domain-containing protein has translation MTADAAHASHVYESANRSSAAASSPIVASWRRCMTMHHLAPEENRKPIFLSEAEFLKARDDAHDLLAESADELDRIFSAVGKAGCCLLLTDSKGVALDRRGAAGDDDDFRRAGLWSGALWSEASVGTNGIGTALADERSVVVYRDQHFFSSNINLSCTTAPIRDHRGQVTGALDISTCREDINELTFSMVTQAVRDAAQRIEGNLFRRAFPGARILMVPSANAAMLSLLAIDQDDIILGATRAARLALRLDDARIAQGVPASDALKEERHDKGSDLAEAERAALRRVLSRANGNITQAATLLGISRATLHRKMKKLAVH, from the coding sequence ATGACAGCCGACGCAGCCCATGCGAGCCACGTCTATGAAAGCGCGAACCGTTCATCTGCGGCGGCCAGTTCGCCGATAGTCGCTTCCTGGCGGCGATGCATGACGATGCACCATCTGGCGCCGGAGGAGAACCGGAAGCCGATCTTTCTGTCCGAGGCGGAGTTTCTGAAAGCCCGCGACGATGCGCATGATCTGCTTGCCGAAAGCGCAGACGAACTGGACCGCATCTTTTCTGCCGTTGGGAAGGCCGGGTGTTGTCTGCTGCTGACGGATTCCAAGGGTGTGGCTCTGGACCGGCGCGGTGCGGCGGGTGACGATGATGATTTTCGCCGTGCCGGGCTGTGGTCCGGTGCGTTGTGGAGCGAAGCGAGCGTCGGCACGAATGGCATCGGCACGGCGCTGGCGGATGAGCGTTCGGTGGTGGTTTATCGAGACCAGCATTTCTTTTCGTCCAACATCAACCTGTCCTGCACCACGGCGCCGATCCGCGATCATCGCGGGCAGGTGACCGGCGCGCTCGATATTTCCACCTGCCGCGAGGATATCAACGAGCTGACCTTTTCCATGGTGACGCAGGCGGTGCGCGATGCGGCGCAGCGTATCGAGGGCAATCTGTTTCGCCGGGCCTTTCCCGGTGCGCGCATCCTTATGGTGCCTTCGGCCAACGCTGCCATGCTGTCGCTTCTGGCAATCGATCAGGACGATATCATTCTTGGAGCCACGCGCGCGGCGCGGCTGGCGCTGCGGCTGGATGATGCGCGGATTGCGCAGGGTGTACCCGCCTCCGATGCCTTGAAGGAAGAGCGGCATGACAAGGGCTCGGATCTGGCCGAAGCCGAGAGGGCTGCACTTCGCCGGGTGTTGAGCCGTGCCAATGGCAACATCACCCAGGCGGCAACGCTGCTTGGCATCAGCCGGGCGACGCTTCACCGCAAGATGAAAAAGCTGGCGGTGCACTGA
- a CDS encoding accessory factor UbiK family protein, giving the protein MSTTGTNRIFDEFAKLMTDAAGAAQGVRKEMESAFHAQADRWLNSLDVVKREEFEAVREMAIKARDENDVLKARIEALEARLAGNAS; this is encoded by the coding sequence ATGAGCACCACCGGAACCAACCGCATTTTCGATGAATTCGCAAAGCTGATGACCGATGCCGCAGGTGCGGCGCAGGGTGTGCGTAAGGAAATGGAATCTGCTTTCCATGCGCAGGCGGATCGCTGGCTGAACAGCCTTGATGTCGTCAAGCGTGAGGAATTCGAAGCCGTTCGTGAAATGGCAATCAAGGCGCGCGACGAAAACGACGTGCTGAAAGCCAGAATCGAGGCGCTGGAAGCCAGGCTTGCGGGCAACGCTTCCTGA
- a CDS encoding M24 family metallopeptidase, with protein MALHFDTAEFEARRARLIEKMAEEKLDAMLLFAQESMYWLTGYDTFGYCFFQTLIVKADGSMTLLTRSADLRQARQTSNIENIVIWVDRLNADPTLDLKNLLSEMDLLGCRIGIEFDTHGMTGRVARLLDNQLATFCQIVDASYLVSTLRLVKSDAEIAYAKRAGELADDALDAALALIKPGADEADILAAMQGAVFSGGGDYPANEFIIGSGQDALLCRYKAGRRKLDEKDQITLEWAGASAHYHAAMMRTVIVGEPEFRHRELYNACVENIRAIEEVLRPGNTFGDVFDVHAKVMDERGLTRHRLNACGYSLGARFSPSWMEHQMFYAGNTQEILPNMTLFVHMIIMDSDAGVAMTLGQTYLTTEGAPQSLSRHSLDMLTV; from the coding sequence ATGGCCCTGCACTTTGACACCGCCGAATTCGAGGCCCGCCGCGCCCGCCTTATCGAGAAGATGGCGGAAGAAAAGCTGGATGCCATGCTGCTTTTCGCGCAGGAAAGCATGTACTGGCTGACCGGCTACGACACATTCGGCTACTGCTTTTTCCAGACGCTGATCGTAAAGGCTGACGGTAGCATGACGCTGCTGACGCGCTCGGCAGATCTCCGCCAGGCCCGCCAGACGTCCAACATCGAGAATATCGTCATCTGGGTGGATCGCCTGAACGCCGATCCGACGCTCGACCTCAAGAACCTGCTCAGCGAGATGGACCTGCTTGGCTGCCGTATCGGCATAGAGTTCGATACCCACGGCATGACCGGTCGCGTCGCGCGGCTTCTGGATAACCAACTGGCGACCTTCTGCCAGATCGTGGATGCATCCTACCTCGTAAGCACGCTTCGACTGGTAAAAAGCGATGCCGAAATCGCCTATGCGAAACGCGCGGGCGAGCTGGCGGACGATGCGCTGGATGCGGCCTTGGCGCTGATCAAGCCCGGCGCGGATGAGGCGGATATTCTCGCCGCCATGCAGGGCGCAGTCTTTTCCGGCGGCGGCGATTATCCCGCAAACGAGTTCATCATCGGCTCCGGTCAGGATGCGCTTCTGTGCCGCTACAAGGCCGGACGCCGCAAGCTGGATGAGAAGGACCAGATTACGCTCGAATGGGCAGGCGCGAGCGCCCATTACCATGCCGCTATGATGCGCACCGTCATCGTCGGCGAGCCGGAGTTCCGGCATCGGGAACTCTACAATGCCTGCGTAGAAAACATCCGCGCCATCGAGGAGGTTCTGCGCCCCGGCAATACCTTCGGCGATGTGTTCGATGTGCATGCCAAAGTCATGGACGAACGCGGCCTGACCCGCCACCGCCTCAACGCCTGCGGCTATTCGCTCGGCGCGCGCTTCTCACCCTCATGGATGGAACATCAGATGTTCTATGCCGGAAACACGCAGGAAATTCTGCCCAATATGACGCTCTTCGTTCACATGATCATCATGGACAGCGATGCGGGCGTAGCGATGACGCTGGGCCAGACCTATCTGACGACGGAAGGCGCACCGCAATCGCTCTCCCGCCACAGCCTCGATATGCTGACGGTTTGA
- the adh gene encoding aldehyde dehydrogenase codes for MNIQVQQKAGETPFKLKYGNYIGGQWVEPKSGRYMDNLSPVTGQKICEVPRSDANDIEAALDAAHKARAAWGRTSVAERSNILLKIAQRIEDNLDVIARAETWDNGKPLRETTNADIPLAIDHFRYFAGCVRAQEGSIGQIDNDTVAYHFHEPLGVVGQIIPWNFPILMAAWKLAPALAAGNCVVLKPAEQTPASILLVMELIEDLLPAGVINIVNGLGTEAGKPLAQSNRIAKIAFTGSTSVGKEIMRYAADNVTNITLELGGKSPNIFFADVMNEDDAFLDKALEGFAMFALNQGEVCTCPSRALVHESIYDRFMEKALKRVQAISQDDPLNNATMIGAQASQEQFDKIMSYLEIGKKEGAKVLTGGDRKSLSGNLKDGYYIQPTVFEGNNKMRVFQEEIFGPVVSVTTFKTVEEAIEIANDTVYGLGAGVWSRDTNLAYRAGRGIEAGRVWTNCYHAYPAGAAFGGYKQSGIGRETHKMMLDHYQQTKNLLVSYSPNKLGFF; via the coding sequence ATGAATATTCAAGTCCAGCAGAAGGCCGGAGAAACGCCGTTCAAGCTGAAATACGGCAACTATATCGGCGGTCAATGGGTGGAGCCGAAGTCCGGTCGTTACATGGATAACCTTTCGCCGGTGACGGGACAGAAGATTTGCGAAGTGCCGCGTTCCGATGCAAACGACATCGAAGCCGCGCTCGACGCCGCCCACAAGGCACGCGCTGCCTGGGGCCGCACCAGCGTTGCCGAACGCTCCAACATTCTCCTGAAGATCGCGCAGCGGATCGAGGATAATCTGGATGTCATTGCCCGCGCCGAGACCTGGGACAATGGCAAGCCGCTGCGTGAAACCACCAATGCGGATATTCCGCTCGCCATCGATCACTTCCGCTATTTCGCGGGTTGCGTGCGCGCGCAGGAAGGCTCCATCGGGCAGATCGACAATGATACGGTTGCCTATCATTTCCACGAGCCGCTTGGCGTCGTCGGCCAGATCATTCCGTGGAACTTCCCGATTCTGATGGCCGCGTGGAAGCTTGCACCGGCGCTTGCTGCCGGTAACTGCGTGGTGCTGAAGCCCGCGGAACAGACGCCTGCCTCCATTCTGCTGGTGATGGAACTGATCGAGGATCTGCTGCCTGCGGGCGTCATCAATATCGTCAATGGTCTGGGCACCGAAGCAGGCAAGCCGCTGGCGCAGAGCAACCGCATCGCCAAGATCGCCTTTACCGGCTCGACCTCCGTCGGCAAGGAAATCATGCGCTATGCGGCGGATAACGTTACCAACATCACGCTGGAGCTTGGCGGCAAATCGCCGAACATCTTCTTTGCCGATGTGATGAATGAAGACGATGCATTTCTGGACAAGGCGCTGGAAGGCTTTGCGATGTTCGCGTTGAACCAGGGCGAAGTCTGCACATGCCCATCGCGCGCGCTGGTGCATGAATCCATTTATGACCGCTTCATGGAAAAGGCGCTGAAGCGCGTGCAGGCCATCAGCCAGGACGATCCTCTGAACAATGCCACCATGATCGGCGCGCAGGCTTCTCAGGAGCAGTTCGACAAGATCATGAGCTATCTGGAAATCGGCAAAAAGGAGGGCGCCAAGGTGCTGACCGGTGGCGACAGGAAGTCGCTCTCCGGCAACCTGAAGGACGGCTACTACATTCAGCCGACCGTTTTCGAAGGCAACAACAAGATGCGGGTCTTCCAGGAGGAAATCTTCGGCCCGGTCGTTTCCGTTACCACCTTCAAGACGGTGGAAGAAGCCATCGAGATTGCCAATGACACGGTCTATGGTCTTGGCGCGGGTGTCTGGAGCCGCGATACGAACCTTGCCTACCGGGCAGGGCGCGGTATCGAAGCCGGTCGTGTCTGGACGAATTGCTACCATGCCTATCCGGCTGGTGCTGCCTTTGGCGGTTACAAGCAATCCGGTATCGGGCGTGAGACGCACAAGATGATGCTGGACCACTACCAGCAGACCAAGAACCTGCTTGTATCCTACAGCCCGAACAAGCTCGGCTTCTTCTGA
- a CDS encoding YbjN domain-containing protein, whose protein sequence is MSLMEFEVERLSNPVDMIEFVAASNDWSFERSGEDEIAMTVEGRWADYHVSFSWMEQFEALHLACAFDIKVPDHRVNEVIRLLSQVNGQTLMGHFDLWRQEDVIIFRQSLLLAGGAEPTNQQVEVLLSSALEACEQYYQAFQFVVWSGMDAKAAMDAALFETVGEA, encoded by the coding sequence ATGAGCCTAATGGAATTTGAAGTTGAACGTCTCTCCAACCCGGTCGATATGATCGAGTTCGTGGCGGCCTCCAACGACTGGTCTTTCGAGCGCTCCGGCGAGGACGAAATCGCCATGACGGTAGAAGGCCGCTGGGCCGACTATCATGTATCTTTTTCCTGGATGGAGCAGTTCGAAGCGCTGCATCTGGCCTGCGCCTTCGATATCAAGGTGCCCGATCATCGCGTCAACGAGGTGATCCGCCTTCTCTCGCAAGTCAACGGCCAGACGCTGATGGGCCACTTCGATCTGTGGCGTCAGGAAGATGTGATCATCTTCCGCCAGTCGCTGCTTCTGGCAGGCGGCGCGGAGCCGACCAACCAGCAGGTCGAAGTTCTGCTTTCGAGCGCGCTCGAGGCTTGCGAGCAATATTATCAAGCGTTCCAGTTCGTCGTCTGGTCCGGCATGGATGCGAAGGCTGCGATGGATGCGGCGCTCTTCGAAACGGTTGGCGAGGCCTGA
- a CDS encoding ribose-phosphate pyrophosphokinase, which translates to MKVFAGNSNRHLAEAICKYLNVPLGNATVKRFADQEIFVEIGENVRGEDVFVVQSTSFPANDHLMELLIMIDAMRRSSAKRITAVLPYFGYARQDRKAGPRTPISAKLVSNLITEAGADRVLTLDLHAGQIQGFFDIPTDNLFAAPILARDVKEHYDTKNVMVVSPDVGGVVRARALAKRLDCLLAIVDKRRDRPGESEVMNVIGDVTGKDCILIDDIVDSGGTLCNAAEALLKNGATSVTAYITHGVLSGGAVARVASSKLRELVITDSIQPTTGVQSAHNIRVITTATLLGEAINRTAMEQSVSGLFD; encoded by the coding sequence ATGAAGGTTTTCGCAGGCAATTCGAACCGGCATCTGGCCGAAGCGATCTGCAAGTATCTTAATGTTCCTCTCGGAAATGCCACGGTAAAGCGGTTTGCGGACCAGGAAATCTTCGTAGAAATTGGTGAGAACGTGCGCGGCGAAGATGTCTTCGTTGTTCAGTCCACCTCTTTCCCGGCAAACGATCACCTGATGGAACTGCTGATCATGATCGACGCCATGCGTCGCTCCTCGGCAAAGCGCATCACGGCGGTTCTTCCCTATTTCGGCTATGCCCGTCAGGACCGCAAAGCCGGTCCGCGCACGCCGATTTCGGCAAAACTCGTGTCAAACCTCATCACCGAAGCCGGTGCCGACCGCGTTCTGACGCTCGATCTTCACGCCGGTCAGATTCAGGGCTTCTTCGATATCCCAACGGACAACCTTTTCGCAGCGCCTATTCTGGCTCGCGACGTGAAGGAACATTACGACACCAAGAACGTCATGGTCGTTTCGCCTGACGTCGGCGGCGTGGTGCGCGCCCGCGCGCTTGCAAAGCGCCTCGACTGTCTGCTCGCGATCGTCGACAAGCGCCGCGATCGCCCCGGTGAATCCGAAGTCATGAACGTCATCGGTGACGTCACCGGCAAGGATTGCATCCTCATCGACGATATCGTCGATTCCGGCGGCACGCTCTGCAATGCTGCGGAAGCCCTTCTCAAGAACGGCGCAACCAGCGTCACCGCTTACATCACCCACGGTGTTCTCTCCGGCGGCGCGGTTGCCCGTGTCGCCTCGTCCAAGCTGCGCGAGCTCGTCATCACCGACAGCATCCAGCCGACGACCGGCGTACAATCCGCCCACAACATCCGCGTCATCACGACAGCAACGCTTCTCGGCGAAGCCATCAACCGCACGGCGATGGAACAGTCCGTCTCCGGCCTGTTCGACTAA
- a CDS encoding ArnT family glycosyltransferase, protein MTDVAGRFQDAKQELSRGVESTQWVRLALLSILLVTALRILGLTFNRTDLFVDEAQYWLWGRELAFGAYSKPPLIGWIIRFTTWISGGEGTFQVRLAAPVIHAFAAAAMLYLGRMIYDARLGALAAMTYLTLPGVSLSSLLISTDTPMMLFILLSLIFWRKLAGAKAAGASGIHFAIVLGLAVGLGFLSKYAMAFLFPLVPLAAYLDREWRIRWGDAILAGLVSAAVVAPNLWWNYAHDFATARHTVSIAHWDGLRFKIGSALEFFGAQAGVVGPFVFIAMLAALWQLRTERARALSALSIPLILFMTVQALISRAFANWAVGAYAAGILLAIPWMAARPHWMRASLILNTAVAIILPLLTIFGTELRLPNGELALKRYLGRSALVSTAISDAERLHATVLVASDRSFLAEMFYQLKSGHRIAPRAWNEGAQPPSSHYALLYPLRPGEEKNALYLSRIGSVPDCLKDQQPVARWVATAGFMEGNEIGLWKIPSSCIERAENGT, encoded by the coding sequence ATGACCGACGTGGCGGGGCGGTTTCAGGATGCGAAGCAGGAGCTTTCGCGCGGCGTGGAAAGCACGCAATGGGTCAGGCTCGCGCTGCTATCGATCCTGCTCGTAACAGCATTGCGCATTCTTGGTCTCACTTTCAACAGGACCGATCTCTTTGTCGATGAGGCGCAATATTGGCTTTGGGGCCGAGAGCTTGCTTTCGGGGCTTACTCCAAGCCGCCGCTGATCGGCTGGATCATTCGTTTCACCACATGGATTTCCGGCGGTGAGGGCACTTTTCAGGTTCGCCTTGCCGCGCCGGTCATTCATGCTTTTGCGGCTGCCGCCATGCTCTATCTGGGCCGCATGATCTACGATGCGCGGCTGGGCGCTCTGGCTGCGATGACCTATCTGACGCTGCCCGGCGTTTCGCTTTCCAGCCTGCTGATTTCCACCGACACGCCGATGATGCTGTTCATTCTGCTGTCGCTGATTTTCTGGCGCAAGCTTGCCGGGGCTAAAGCTGCTGGCGCTTCCGGCATTCATTTCGCGATAGTGCTTGGCCTTGCGGTTGGGCTGGGGTTTCTGTCCAAATATGCGATGGCGTTTCTGTTTCCGCTGGTGCCGCTGGCGGCTTATCTGGACCGTGAATGGCGGATCCGGTGGGGCGACGCGATCCTGGCCGGTCTGGTTTCTGCGGCGGTTGTCGCGCCCAATCTTTGGTGGAATTACGCGCATGATTTCGCCACTGCGCGCCACACCGTCTCCATTGCACATTGGGACGGGCTACGGTTCAAAATTGGCTCTGCACTCGAGTTTTTCGGGGCGCAGGCGGGCGTTGTCGGTCCCTTCGTCTTCATCGCCATGCTGGCAGCGCTTTGGCAGCTAAGGACGGAGCGCGCGCGGGCGCTTTCCGCGCTCAGCATACCGCTTATCCTGTTCATGACGGTTCAGGCGCTGATTTCGCGCGCTTTCGCCAACTGGGCGGTGGGCGCTTATGCAGCGGGAATCCTGCTCGCCATTCCATGGATGGCCGCTCGCCCGCACTGGATGCGCGCTTCCCTGATCCTCAATACGGCGGTTGCAATCATTCTGCCGCTTTTGACGATCTTCGGTACGGAGCTGCGCCTGCCGAACGGCGAGCTTGCCCTGAAGCGCTATCTCGGTCGCTCGGCTCTTGTTTCCACGGCAATCAGCGATGCAGAGAGGCTTCATGCGACCGTGCTCGTGGCCTCCGACCGGTCGTTTCTGGCGGAAATGTTCTACCAGTTGAAGTCCGGTCACCGCATTGCGCCGCGGGCATGGAACGAAGGCGCGCAGCCGCCTTCCAGCCATTACGCCCTGCTTTACCCGTTGCGCCCCGGCGAGGAGAAGAACGCGCTCTATCTCTCCCGCATCGGATCGGTGCCGGACTGCTTGAAGGACCAGCAGCCGGTCGCGCGCTGGGTGGCGACTGCGGGCTTCATGGAAGGCAATGAAATTGGTCTCTGGAAAATACCGTCATCCTGCATTGAGAGGGCAGAGAATGGAACTTGA
- the lgt gene encoding prolipoprotein diacylglyceryl transferase produces the protein MPFPNIDPVAIAIGPVSIHWYGIAYVVGILLGWYYARKLSITDRLWPHEKSPVTPVHLDDFIVWAAVGIVLGGRLGYVFFYDLPAVMANPVRAFEIWNGGMSFHGGFLGTTIAMYLFARRNGIPVWSMFDIIAAVAPIGLLFGRIANFINGELWGRLTDVPWAVVFPTGGPFARHPSQLYEAALEGLALLIVLSILIYGFKALKKPGTITGTFVAGYALSRIFVEFFREPDAQIGYLAGNWLTMGMVLSTPMFAFGIWAIFRARRATVAEIG, from the coding sequence ATGCCGTTCCCGAATATCGATCCGGTGGCCATCGCCATCGGTCCGGTGTCGATCCACTGGTACGGCATTGCCTATGTCGTGGGCATTCTGCTGGGCTGGTATTATGCGCGCAAACTCTCCATCACAGATCGGCTGTGGCCGCATGAAAAATCGCCGGTGACGCCGGTTCATCTGGATGACTTCATCGTCTGGGCCGCCGTCGGCATCGTGCTTGGCGGACGTCTCGGCTATGTCTTTTTCTACGACCTGCCCGCCGTCATGGCCAATCCGGTGCGCGCCTTCGAAATCTGGAATGGCGGCATGTCCTTCCATGGCGGCTTCCTCGGCACCACTATCGCCATGTATCTGTTTGCCCGTCGCAACGGCATTCCGGTCTGGAGCATGTTCGATATCATCGCCGCCGTTGCGCCCATCGGCCTGCTCTTCGGTCGCATCGCAAACTTCATCAATGGCGAATTGTGGGGCCGCCTGACGGATGTGCCTTGGGCCGTGGTCTTCCCGACGGGCGGGCCCTTCGCGCGCCACCCCAGCCAGCTTTATGAAGCGGCTTTGGAGGGACTGGCGCTGCTCATCGTCCTGTCCATCCTCATCTATGGTTTCAAGGCGCTGAAGAAGCCCGGCACAATCACCGGCACCTTCGTTGCAGGATACGCCCTGTCGCGTATCTTCGTGGAGTTCTTCCGCGAGCCGGATGCGCAAATCGGTTATTTAGCCGGGAACTGGTTGACCATGGGAATGGTTCTGTCCACGCCCATGTTCGCATTCGGCATCTGGGCCATTTTCCGCGCGCGCCGCGCAACCGTTGCCGAGATTGGGTGA
- the pgeF gene encoding peptidoglycan editing factor PgeF, which produces MQDETLPLPVQSPLLAADSTSRIRHGFFTRHGGVSEGIYRGLNVGLGSEDEREAVLENRRRVAEWFGLPVEKLATVHQIHSPNVVVVDETYDGDRPQADAMVTATPGVIIGVLSADCGPILFADTEAGVVGAAHAGWKGAVHGVLENTIETMVALGARRERIVAALGPSISQDNYEVGPERVEDLKKLDPSHETYFAPSPNAGHAFFDLKQLTVDRLVKAGVRAENLNICTYPDDERFFSFRRTTHLSEPDYGRQISAIAILED; this is translated from the coding sequence ATGCAGGACGAAACGCTGCCGCTTCCCGTGCAAAGCCCGCTGCTTGCCGCCGATTCCACCAGCCGGATTCGCCACGGCTTCTTCACCCGCCATGGCGGCGTGTCGGAAGGTATTTATCGCGGATTGAATGTCGGTCTGGGCTCGGAGGACGAGCGCGAGGCCGTGCTGGAAAATCGCCGCCGCGTGGCGGAATGGTTCGGCCTGCCGGTCGAAAAACTGGCGACGGTTCATCAGATCCACTCCCCCAATGTCGTGGTCGTGGATGAGACTTACGATGGAGATCGCCCCCAGGCGGACGCCATGGTCACTGCCACGCCCGGCGTCATCATCGGCGTGCTCAGCGCCGATTGCGGCCCGATCCTCTTTGCGGATACTGAGGCGGGCGTCGTGGGTGCGGCCCATGCGGGCTGGAAAGGTGCGGTTCATGGCGTGCTGGAAAACACCATCGAAACCATGGTCGCGCTCGGCGCGCGCCGGGAGCGCATCGTTGCCGCCCTTGGCCCGTCGATCAGCCAGGACAATTACGAGGTCGGACCGGAACGTGTCGAAGATCTGAAGAAACTCGATCCGTCTCACGAGACCTATTTTGCGCCGTCACCCAATGCCGGGCACGCTTTCTTCGACCTGAAACAACTGACCGTCGATCGTCTGGTGAAAGCCGGTGTGCGGGCGGAAAATCTCAACATCTGCACTTATCCGGATGACGAGCGCTTCTTTTCCTTCCGCCGCACGACCCATCTTTCGGAACCGGATTACGGAAGACAGATTTCAGCAATAGCAATTTTGGAGGACTGA
- a CDS encoding phosphatase PAP2 family protein translates to MELDIAHMRITIWLMIATLFSVIVFAAFPFIDLKVSALFFMGEAGSWVAGGPVFEFWRNVVRRSGEAIAAIAFLIFVGNLVLGQQQKTGWRVWAYLWLSTLSCAGVLVNGILKSNLGRARPNGVLEFGGQQLFTPPFQLSDQCSSNCSFSSGEVALVASVVLPLCVLIWPQLSRNGRIIAGFLAIAAVVATAMMRIAAGRHFLSDTTMSMLFAALISVFLYRVLAIGNHRHVFTAAPILADLSNILAHASRYVVKTSRIVLDRTSWAALRTRVLALREYARFSSQGRSGATVE, encoded by the coding sequence ATGGAACTTGATATCGCCCATATGCGGATCACGATCTGGCTGATGATCGCGACGCTTTTCTCCGTCATCGTCTTTGCGGCGTTTCCTTTCATCGACCTCAAGGTTTCCGCGCTGTTTTTCATGGGCGAAGCCGGGAGCTGGGTGGCGGGTGGACCTGTTTTCGAGTTCTGGCGCAATGTCGTGCGCAGAAGCGGGGAAGCCATCGCTGCCATCGCCTTCCTGATTTTCGTCGGCAATCTCGTGCTCGGTCAGCAGCAGAAAACCGGCTGGCGGGTCTGGGCCTATCTGTGGCTCAGCACGCTTTCCTGCGCGGGTGTTTTGGTCAACGGCATTCTCAAATCCAATCTGGGCCGTGCGAGGCCGAATGGCGTTCTCGAATTCGGCGGGCAGCAGCTTTTTACACCGCCATTCCAGTTGAGCGACCAATGTTCCTCGAACTGTTCCTTTTCATCCGGCGAGGTTGCGCTGGTGGCAAGCGTGGTTCTGCCGCTTTGCGTGCTCATCTGGCCGCAGCTTTCGCGCAATGGCCGGATAATTGCTGGCTTTCTGGCAATCGCGGCGGTGGTTGCGACTGCAATGATGCGCATTGCCGCCGGACGGCACTTTCTCAGCGATACGACGATGTCGATGCTGTTTGCCGCCCTGATTTCCGTCTTCCTATACCGCGTCCTTGCCATCGGCAACCACCGGCATGTCTTCACGGCGGCGCCGATCCTCGCAGATTTATCGAACATTCTCGCGCATGCGAGCCGCTATGTGGTGAAGACGTCACGCATTGTCTTGGACAGGACAAGTTGGGCGGCGCTGCGGACAAGGGTTTTGGCGTTGAGGGAATATGCCCGGTTTTCCAGCCAAGGCCGGTCTGGCGCGACGGTGGAGTAG